From the Candidatus Manganitrophaceae bacterium genome, the window ACACTTATCTTTTATCTCTTTACCCCTCCGATCCATTTAAATCGACCCCACGTCCCCGCCCTCTGACATTTCAAAAACCCTTGGTACGATTATTGCCATTTCCCACCTTTAAGGAGGGCGCCTCGCACGAAATGAAACGGCCCTATACTCAGAAGGAGGAAGCAATGGCCGAAGCGCAGAAACAGCCCCAACCATCGACCTGGTGGCATGTGGGGATCGACGAAGTGCCGATGAATGCGGAAAACCAAGCCGCCTATCAGGTCGCCACTTCAGAATTCGCAGCCGACAAGATTGAGCAATTTGATTGGTGGTTTTTGCACCGTGCTGAAGCGCTCAAAGCAAGGGCCGTCCTGGAGCAGCATGGCTTTACCGTCTATGGACCCGATCTCGATACCCTCTTGTGAAGGAGGCGCCGACCCTTCGCGGCTTCAAAGAAAGCGCGGCGTCTCCGATTCGCCGATCTTATCCGAGGCCAGAGAGGTGAGACCGGATTTTTCGATAGAGCCTGGCTCCAAAGGGGGCGAAAAGGAGAAGCAGAGAGGAGAGCCCCTCCGTCAGCGAGAGGGGGCTTTTTGTAGCGCTCATTGCGATGCTGCAGCCCCCTCCGCCGGCCGACGGAGCGCCGCTCCCCGGGACGTTGTTCGGAAGATCGACCGGACCTGCCGTGTTCGGGGGAACAGCCCCTTCGATTGAACTCGAGCCGGGATTGGAAGCGACCACAGGATCGTTCGGAGCTTCCGGATCGGAAAGGGGATTCGGCACCCCCTCCCCGGCATCGATATGTGTGACAATTTGGGCCGCCATCTTCTCCCGGGCATCATAGAGAAGAATCGGGGCCTTGGTCCAGGTATACGTGTTGCTCGCAACCCGCGCCACCTGTGCCTGTGCGAAGGAGGCATCGCCGAGGTTTTTGAGCAGGTTCATATATTCGTAATCTTCCATCCCTTCTCTGAGCAGCTTCAGGCGGATCGATTCGATGGGGATATGAGTCTTCCCGCCGATCTTGCTC encodes:
- a CDS encoding DUF4091 domain-containing protein yields the protein SKIGGKTHIPIESIRLKLLREGMEDYEYMNLLKNLGDASFAQAQVARVASNTYTWTKAPILLYDAREKMAAQIVTHIDAGEGVPNPLSDPEAPNDPVVASNPGSSSIEGAVPPNTAGPVDLPNNVPGSGAPSAGGGGCSIAMSATKSPLSLTEGLSSLLLLFAPFGARLYRKIRSHLSGLG